The Pyrenophora tritici-repentis strain M4 chromosome 8, whole genome shotgun sequence genome contains a region encoding:
- a CDS encoding VRR-NUC domain containing protein, which yields MALNPKSPSVHNQMIMRFIKHPKSTNFDGDEDRPVKRQKTANSPKKAPPTPRRTIKHETLDSDDENEGTVFKEEAKEHKTDLESALPEVKSGDDAIEEYEAFKASQEEQTEGADERLEKRTWVRGKSSLYVDAFNLALDTVLDEESHLFDEAETEVFRIWRDLDYEAQYLYVRLFLRKTSAWHRIKNLGYHSDISDLQAAAEKLQRSYDLPAPSSKVETHPGEQDAPAGTTMGASFTFADRSEEEITTLEQASSLLKLDELKALAKDAKVKGKNKGELLKALRRTSKKQTGLSYFGLKRSDSEMSRDSSTSRSRPETPDTEVEPGGDLSDDTNRDAHFTRRILQETGSCIRLSLTTLKLFERVHLVFYRSTEWTEKSLTTIILAKIARWNFPEYIVSRSTNIFASRSLLLEYEASIRTQHRIDDILEFNGRSTEKDFQEIIDTFEEIYPRWQVLVREEQRKEESVYHSGEGSYLRRLSPAWVYTRIIHKALDVLRRQKEHKREHKLLMELLDQRLFHHSRRGAWYQRKALLEEHYMAALTEAGSRSVEKQKSHWKNIALQTCELGLQDNLVHIIHHYDLQKRITKLEKSLKFVKRLQHDFSHVRLAKPIEVTMEGIRIERERPSISRRNSSPHPGRRGGKTIWIDPREDGECSVEAMCLSQYRDQGWKGYHSEGGIIRTLFAYLFYDVLFTYIPNVFQTPYQTCPLDLHTDAFYPSRISEINARLNEISNGDAPSIIQRVYDAHHERRTCIIGLDWTYGVSDLVEIAHCFDGDALATVCKVMAQEYGQRGGGVPDLFLWKLPEEEGKKGEVKFAEVKSENDRLSDTQRMWIHVLSGAGVRVELCAAVAKEVKVVSSV from the exons ATGGCACTCAACCCCAAGAGCCCGTCAGTACACAATCAAATGATCATGCGGTTTATAAAGCACCCAAAATCCACAAACTTCGATGGCGACGAAGATCGGCCGGTCAAACGTCAAAAGACGGCCAACAGTCCCAAGAAAGCGCCGCCTACACCACGGAGGACTATCAAGCACGAAACACTTGATTCTGATGATGAAAATGAGGGCACAGTGTTCAAGGAAGAGGCGAAGGAGCATAAGACAGACCTAGAGAGTGCCCTGCCAGAAGTAAAGAGTGGTGATGACGCCATTGAGGAATATGAGGCTTTCAAGGCATCACAGGAAGAACAGACTGAAGGAGCAGACGAACGCTTGGAAAAACGAACCTGGGTGCGAGGAAAGAGTTCACTATATGTTGACGCGTTCAATCTGGCATTGGACACTGTCTTGGATGAGGAAAGCCATCTGTTTGATGAAGCTGAGACGGAAGTCTTTCGAATATGGAGGGATCTGGACTATGAAGCGCAGTACCT ATACGTACGCCTATTCCTACGCAAGACATCGGCATGGCACCGCATTAAGAACCTAGGCTATCATAGCGATATATCAGACCTCCAAGCTGCAGCTGAAAAATTGCAACGATCCTACGATTTACCAGCGCCATCCTCCAAAGTCGAGACACATCCAGGCGAGCAGGATGCACCGGCAGGGACGACGATGGGCGCGTCTTTCACCTTCGCCGACCGGTCAGAGGAGGAGATAACCACACTTGAGCAGGCTTCCTCGCTTCTCAAGCTTGACGAGCTCAAAGCTCTTGCAAAGGATGCCAAGGTCAAAGGGAAAAATAAAGGAGAACTTCTGAAAGCACTGCGACGCACAAGCAAGAAGCAAACAGGCCTAAGCTACTTTGGACTAAAACGTTCTGACTCCGAGATGTCGAGAGACTCCTCTACGTCTAGGTCTCGGCCAGAAACACCAGATACGGAAGTAGAGCCTGGGGGTGATCTCTCGGACGATACCAACCGTGATGCGCATTTTACGCGCAGGATCCTGCAAGAGACAGGATCTTGTATTCGACTCTCATTGACTACCCTGAAGCTTTTCGAGCGTGTTCATCTTGTGTTTTATCGCTCCACTGAGTGGACTGAGAAGTCATTGACCACTATCATTCTAGCAAAGATAGCACGTTGGAACTTCCCAGAGTACATTGTTTCTCGGTCCACAAACATATTTGCTTCCCGTTCGTTGCTTCTGGAGTACGAGGCATCTATACGTACCCAACATCGGATAGACGATATCCTGGAGTTTAACGGAAGGTCCACGGAAAAGGATTTCCAGGAAATCATAGACACGTTCGAAGAAATATATCCACGCTGGCAAGTGCTCGTTCGGGAAGAGCAACGTAAGGAAGAAAGCGTATATCACAGCGGCGAAGGCTCGTACTTACGACGTCTATCGCCAGCATGGGTATATACGCGCATTATTCATAAGGCGCTTGATGTACTCAGACGCCAAAAAGAGCACAAGCGTGAGCACAAACTCTTGATGGAACTGCTAGATCAGAGACTTTTCCACCATTCGCGGAGAGGTGCGTGGTATCAACGTAAAGCGTTGCTTGAGGAGCATTATATGGCTGCGCTCACTGAAGCTGGGAGTAGAAGCGTGGAAAAACAGAAAAGCCACTGGAAGAACATCGCTTTACAGACTTGTGAACTTGGCTTACAAGATAATCTTGTGCATATCATTCACCACTATGATCTCCAAAAGCGTATCACAAAACTTGAAAAGTCCCTCAAGTTCGTCAAACGATTACAGCATGACTTCTCACACGTCCGGTTGGCGAAGCCGATTGAAGTCACTATGGAAGGAATCCGTATTGAGCGCGAAAGGCCATCGATATCTCGAAGGAATAGCTCACCACATCCTGGCAGACGTGGTGGTAAGACGATTTGGATAGATCCTCGCGAGGATGGCGAGTGCTCGGTGGAGGCGATGTGTTTGTCACAATACCGTGACCAGGGTTGGAAAGGCTACCACAGCGAAGGTGGCATCATCCGCACGCTCTTCGCATACCTTTTTTACGACGTCTTATTTACATACATACCCAACGTGTTTCAAACGCCGTATCAAACATGTCCGCTAGATTTGCATACCGACGCCTTCTACCCTTCGCGTATATCCGAGATCAATGCACGACTGAACGAGATATCAAACGGCGACGCGCCATCAATCATACAGAGAGTTTACGATGCCCATCACGAGCGCCGAACATGTATCATAGGTCTCGATTGGACATACGGTGTCTCCGATTTAGTCGAGATTGCCCATTGCTTCGATGGTGACGCACTCGCAACAGTATGTAAGGTCATGGCCCAAGAATATGGGCAGCGAGGTGGCGGTGTACCTGATTTGTTTCTTTGGAAACTGCCGGAGGAGGAAGGTAAGAAGGGCGAAGTCAAGTTCGCAGAGGTGAAGAGTGAGAATGATCGCTTGAGTGACACACAAAGAATGTGGATTCACGTACTTTCTGGTGCAGGAGTGAGAGTCGAACTCTGTGCTGCCGTTGCAAAAGAGGTAAAGGTTGTTTCAAGTGTGTGA